In a single window of the Terrirubrum flagellatum genome:
- a CDS encoding FAD-binding oxidoreductase: MTHDSFLGELKAIAGERYVVTQPSDVEPFATDHRARYRGSALAVVKPSSTDEVARVVAACAKTGVAVTPQGGNTGLCGGATPLSAKPGIILRLDRLNRIRSVEAAEETITVEAGCTLADVQAAAAREGLLFPLSLGAEGSCQIGGNISTNAGGIAVLRYGNMRQLVLGLEVVLPDGSVLNSLRRLRKDNAGYDLKHLFIGAEGTLGVVTAASLKLFPAIRTRSIALMQLASVENALAMFARARATFGERISSFEIIGSSYMDFVLRYVQGTATPFGQKAPWYLLIEAGDALVDADIGQSMEKLLADAFEAGLISDATIASSLAQEEAIWKLRHGVTGEFKLAGKTMSHDSSVPVARQPEFTAAVEAGVSAAYPDANVMMVGHIGDGNIHVVVLFPHHRFADEETYEEASHAIDIIIDDIVIAMDGSITAEHGVGTTYRKRLAHMKGGPELELMRSVKKMLDPAGLMNPGKIFPDAA, encoded by the coding sequence ATGACACATGACTCTTTCCTCGGTGAGCTGAAAGCGATCGCAGGCGAGCGCTACGTCGTCACCCAGCCAAGCGACGTGGAGCCTTTCGCGACCGACCATCGCGCGAGATATCGAGGCTCCGCTCTCGCCGTTGTGAAGCCGTCGAGCACAGACGAAGTGGCGCGCGTCGTCGCGGCCTGCGCAAAAACCGGCGTCGCCGTCACGCCGCAGGGCGGCAATACGGGGCTGTGCGGCGGCGCGACGCCGCTTTCCGCAAAGCCCGGAATCATCCTGCGCCTTGATCGCCTCAATCGCATCCGGAGCGTCGAGGCGGCGGAGGAAACCATCACCGTCGAAGCCGGCTGCACTCTCGCCGATGTTCAGGCAGCGGCGGCCAGGGAAGGTCTACTGTTTCCCTTGAGCCTTGGCGCGGAGGGCAGCTGCCAGATCGGCGGAAACATATCGACTAACGCCGGCGGCATCGCCGTCTTGCGTTATGGCAATATGCGCCAGCTCGTTCTTGGCCTGGAGGTCGTGCTTCCCGACGGAAGCGTGCTCAACAGCCTGCGGCGGCTTCGCAAGGATAACGCCGGATATGACCTCAAGCACCTTTTCATTGGCGCTGAGGGAACGTTGGGCGTGGTGACAGCCGCCTCGCTCAAGCTGTTTCCGGCGATCCGGACGCGATCAATCGCTCTGATGCAACTTGCAAGCGTCGAGAACGCGCTGGCGATGTTCGCTCGCGCGCGAGCGACGTTCGGGGAACGCATCTCAAGTTTCGAGATCATTGGTTCGTCCTACATGGATTTCGTCCTGCGTTATGTCCAGGGAACGGCGACGCCATTTGGTCAGAAGGCGCCTTGGTATCTGCTGATCGAAGCTGGCGACGCGCTGGTCGACGCGGACATCGGGCAATCGATGGAGAAGCTCCTCGCCGACGCGTTCGAAGCCGGCTTGATCAGCGATGCGACCATCGCCTCAAGCCTCGCCCAGGAGGAGGCGATCTGGAAGTTACGGCACGGCGTGACAGGCGAGTTCAAGCTTGCCGGCAAAACCATGTCGCACGACAGTTCGGTTCCGGTCGCGCGGCAACCGGAATTCACGGCGGCCGTTGAGGCAGGCGTCTCGGCCGCCTATCCCGATGCGAATGTGATGATGGTCGGTCATATCGGCGACGGGAATATCCATGTCGTGGTGTTGTTTCCACACCACCGCTTTGCGGACGAGGAGACTTATGAGGAGGCTTCGCACGCCATCGACATCATCATCGACGATATCGTGATTGCGATGGACGGGAGTATCACAGCCGAGCACGGCGTCGGAACGACCTATCGCAAACGTTTGGCTCATATGAAAGGCGGCCCCGAGCTTGAGCTGATGAGAAGCGTCAAGAAAATGCTCGATCCGGCAGGCCTTATGAATCCCGGGAAGATCTTTCCCGACGCGGCTTAA
- a CDS encoding alpha-hydroxy acid oxidase → MALSALNIEEVRQLARRRLPRGVFEYIDRGAEDEVGLIGLRQLFDATTFNPRVLVDVSARDLSTTLLGRKQPLPLAIAPTAAAGLCWHEGEIALARAASEVGIPFCTATGSITAMERIVAAAKGPLWFQLYMWRDRALSHELVERAWGNGIETLVLTVDTVATPNREYNTRNGYEVPIRASLRGGLDMILHPLWVWRVLLRYILNGGVPTYQHYPPSFRSKITRAATWEQVRLSDALTWDDLRDLRRRWRGKLVLKGVLRVDDARKAADLGVDAIVVSNHGARNLDGAVAPMRALPAIAAAVGHKIEIIADGGVRRGTDILKLVALGAKSVLIGRAALYGTAAAGEAGAAHVLRLLRDEMVAALGFLGCAKMSELDSSFINFAGSHI, encoded by the coding sequence ATGGCTTTGTCCGCTCTGAACATCGAGGAGGTCAGGCAATTGGCGCGTCGCCGGCTGCCGCGCGGCGTCTTCGAATATATCGATCGCGGAGCGGAGGATGAAGTCGGGCTCATCGGGCTGCGACAGCTATTCGACGCGACGACATTCAATCCGCGCGTCCTTGTCGACGTTTCCGCGAGAGACCTTTCGACGACCCTGCTCGGAAGAAAGCAGCCGTTGCCATTGGCGATTGCGCCGACCGCCGCCGCCGGCCTCTGCTGGCATGAGGGCGAGATCGCGCTCGCACGAGCCGCGTCTGAAGTCGGGATTCCCTTCTGCACCGCGACTGGCTCGATCACCGCGATGGAGCGCATCGTCGCTGCGGCCAAGGGGCCGCTCTGGTTTCAGCTCTATATGTGGCGCGACCGCGCGCTTTCCCATGAGCTCGTCGAACGCGCATGGGGCAACGGGATCGAGACTCTCGTTTTGACCGTCGACACGGTCGCTACACCAAATCGCGAATACAACACGCGCAACGGATATGAAGTGCCGATCCGCGCCTCGCTGCGAGGAGGATTGGACATGATCCTCCACCCGCTCTGGGTCTGGCGGGTCTTGCTGCGCTACATCCTCAATGGCGGCGTCCCGACCTATCAGCACTATCCGCCGAGCTTCCGCTCCAAGATCACGCGCGCAGCGACATGGGAGCAGGTGCGACTGAGCGATGCTTTGACATGGGACGACCTGCGCGATCTGCGCCGCCGCTGGCGTGGAAAGCTTGTTTTGAAAGGGGTGCTGCGCGTCGACGATGCCCGCAAGGCGGCCGATCTGGGCGTCGACGCCATTGTGGTGTCGAACCATGGCGCACGCAATCTCGATGGCGCGGTCGCGCCGATGCGCGCCCTGCCCGCCATCGCCGCTGCGGTCGGCCACAAGATCGAGATCATAGCCGACGGCGGCGTCCGGAGAGGAACGGATATCTTGAAGCTCGTCGCGTTGGGCGCCAAGTCCGTGCTGATCGGGCGCGCGGCGCTTTACGGAACCGCGGCGGCCGGCGAAGCCGGCGCGGCGCATGTGCTCCGCCTCCTGCGCGACGAGATGGTCGCAGCGCTCGGCTTTCTGGGATGCGCAAAGATGAGCGAACTTGATTCGAGCTTCATCAATTTTGCCGGGAGCCACATATGA
- a CDS encoding NAD(P)/FAD-dependent oxidoreductase has translation MIEAGLKPLPPSVYQLDAPPAPETPPLDGSRRADVAIIGGGIVGLATALHLAEAGVEVVVLEAQEPGWGASGANGGQLNPGLKYDPDTIEQTYGADLGRRMIAFAYDTPNRALALIKRLGIDCDARQNGTLRAAYSERAATGVEETARQCIARGMPVAIFDERKVAAATGTDRYVAAMFDARGGDVNPLSYVRGLARAAIAAGANVYGQTPARSIKRAANGWIIETDRGGVQAEKILIATNGFTDDLWSGLKQTIVPVFSAIAASEPLPAAMAKRILPSRSNVYESGRITVYYRVDAQGRLLIGGRGPMRPISKPGEIGYLLAYAQRLWPDLREIRWSHGWNSRLAMTQDHWPHLHEPDDDALIYLGCNGRGVALGTAIAEQLAARLIKGASAQLDLPVVTQKPIRFHSFWPLAVRSVVLHGRIMDRLGL, from the coding sequence GTGATCGAAGCGGGATTGAAGCCACTACCGCCCAGCGTCTATCAGCTTGACGCGCCGCCCGCGCCGGAGACGCCGCCCCTTGACGGTTCGCGCCGCGCGGATGTTGCAATCATCGGCGGCGGAATCGTCGGCTTGGCGACAGCGCTTCATCTCGCGGAAGCCGGCGTCGAAGTTGTAGTCCTGGAGGCGCAGGAGCCCGGCTGGGGCGCCTCCGGCGCGAATGGCGGACAGCTCAATCCAGGACTGAAATACGACCCCGACACGATCGAACAAACCTATGGCGCCGATCTCGGCCGGCGCATGATCGCGTTCGCCTATGATACGCCGAACCGGGCGCTGGCGCTGATCAAGCGCCTCGGCATCGATTGCGATGCGCGACAGAACGGAACCTTGCGCGCAGCCTACAGCGAACGCGCCGCTACTGGCGTTGAGGAAACCGCGCGTCAATGCATCGCCCGCGGAATGCCTGTCGCGATTTTCGACGAGAGGAAGGTTGCCGCGGCGACGGGAACCGACCGATATGTCGCCGCAATGTTCGACGCGCGCGGCGGCGACGTGAATCCGCTGAGCTATGTTCGCGGCTTGGCGCGCGCCGCCATCGCAGCCGGCGCGAACGTGTATGGACAGACGCCCGCCCGCAGCATCAAGCGCGCCGCCAATGGCTGGATAATCGAGACCGATCGCGGCGGCGTTCAGGCGGAAAAAATCCTGATCGCAACGAATGGCTTCACGGACGATCTCTGGAGCGGATTGAAACAGACAATTGTTCCTGTGTTCAGCGCGATCGCCGCGAGCGAACCGTTGCCTGCCGCGATGGCCAAGCGCATCCTCCCGTCACGCTCCAACGTCTACGAAAGCGGCCGCATTACAGTCTACTATCGCGTCGACGCCCAGGGCCGTCTTCTCATCGGCGGGCGAGGTCCAATGCGCCCAATTTCAAAGCCGGGCGAGATCGGATATCTCCTCGCCTATGCGCAACGCCTCTGGCCGGATCTTCGAGAAATTCGCTGGAGCCATGGCTGGAACAGTCGGCTTGCAATGACGCAGGATCATTGGCCTCATTTGCATGAGCCAGACGATGACGCCCTTATCTATCTCGGGTGTAACGGCCGCGGTGTAGCGCTGGGAACGGCGATCGCCGAGCAGCTGGCCGCACGACTGATAAAGGGCGCAAGCGCGCAGCTCGACTTGCCAGTCGTCACCCAAAAGCCCATCCGCTTTCATTCCTTCTGGCCCCTAGCCGTTCGAAGCGTCGTGCTTCACGGCAGGATCATGGATCGACTGGGTCTGTAG
- a CDS encoding GntR family transcriptional regulator, which translates to MKDISAYSAAASAPYAAGAPGETEEGARNLSDIARDRFMQALFAHRIEPGAYLSQGELVKILGVPVGPLRDALRTLQAEGWLTIHARSGIELRKPDFALVRNSYQLRLILERAAVRTFAELAPMPQIEALEQGHRNVLAEIEGKELTRDMARYYEGVDFGFHLEVVAILSNPLLEAAYKQAQGFVQLVRLDREFKLSGPLVARTMHEHLDILAACRTRDAGGAEAALEVHFGRAMQRAIGFF; encoded by the coding sequence ATGAAAGACATATCAGCTTATTCGGCGGCCGCAAGCGCTCCCTATGCGGCGGGCGCTCCGGGGGAGACGGAGGAGGGCGCTCGCAACCTGAGCGACATCGCCCGCGACCGGTTCATGCAGGCGCTGTTCGCGCACCGGATCGAGCCGGGCGCCTATCTCTCGCAGGGCGAACTGGTGAAGATTTTGGGCGTGCCGGTCGGGCCGCTGCGCGACGCGCTGCGCACGTTGCAGGCCGAGGGCTGGCTCACCATCCATGCGCGATCCGGCATCGAACTGCGCAAGCCGGATTTCGCGCTGGTGCGTAACTCCTACCAGTTGCGCCTCATCCTCGAGCGCGCCGCCGTGCGCACCTTCGCGGAGCTTGCGCCAATGCCGCAGATCGAGGCGCTGGAGCAGGGCCATCGCAATGTGCTCGCCGAGATCGAGGGCAAGGAGCTTACGCGCGACATGGCGCGTTATTATGAAGGCGTCGATTTCGGCTTTCATCTCGAAGTGGTCGCGATCCTGTCGAATCCGCTGCTCGAAGCGGCTTACAAACAGGCGCAGGGCTTTGTGCAGCTCGTGCGGCTAGATCGTGAGTTCAAGTTGTCGGGACCTTTGGTCGCGCGCACCATGCATGAACATCTCGACATTCTCGCTGCTTGCCGAACGCGCGACGCCGGGGGCGCCGAGGCCGCGCTGGAGGTGCATTTCGGGCGAGCGATGCAGCGAGCGATCGGATTCTTTTAA
- a CDS encoding mandelate racemase/muconate lactonizing enzyme family protein gives MRIEGFRLTRFQYARDRVIGDSQVHIAHAHYATLELLADGGRVGLGFAASLFHPLPALVEIERIFREEAWPGLEGQAPAGLIHRIRRPRGGNIRRMSLPFEEAINQACWDLAAKEVGLPLYRMLGGDDPRVRAYASGLDFHLSDDHYAQFFSQAAALGFRGYKIKVGHPELDWDLHRLTLLRQAVGDRGPIMVDSNEAWSPREAVRRLDAYRRAGFDILWAEDPCLRDDFDGLREIRAGAPWVHVNSGEYLDLRGKRKLIEARGVDILNVHGNVSDVMRAGWLAAEHGIPVSLGNTMLELGVHMAAALPHAEWIEYSFQNYNHLVEEPIAMGDGYAIAPDRPGHGLTLSETARREHACPDVARAEDLPAPPQSSPIRLAA, from the coding sequence ATGCGGATCGAGGGCTTCAGGCTCACGCGGTTCCAATATGCGCGTGACCGCGTCATCGGCGACAGCCAGGTCCATATCGCGCACGCTCACTACGCGACGCTGGAGTTGCTGGCTGATGGCGGCCGCGTCGGGCTCGGCTTCGCAGCGAGCTTGTTCCATCCGCTCCCGGCCCTCGTCGAGATCGAGCGCATCTTCCGCGAGGAGGCCTGGCCTGGGCTGGAGGGGCAGGCGCCGGCCGGACTGATCCATCGCATCCGCCGGCCGCGCGGCGGCAATATCCGGCGGATGTCCCTGCCCTTCGAGGAAGCGATCAACCAGGCCTGCTGGGATCTTGCGGCAAAAGAAGTGGGGCTGCCGCTTTACCGCATGCTGGGCGGCGATGATCCGCGGGTGCGCGCCTACGCCAGCGGTCTCGATTTTCATCTCAGCGACGACCACTACGCCCAGTTCTTTTCACAAGCGGCGGCGCTGGGCTTTCGTGGCTACAAGATCAAGGTCGGCCATCCCGAACTCGACTGGGACCTGCATCGGCTGACGCTTTTGCGTCAGGCGGTTGGCGATCGCGGCCCGATCATGGTCGATTCAAACGAAGCCTGGTCACCGCGGGAAGCGGTGCGTCGTCTCGACGCCTATCGCCGCGCCGGCTTCGATATTCTCTGGGCCGAGGATCCATGCCTGCGCGATGATTTCGACGGCTTGCGCGAAATCCGCGCCGGCGCGCCGTGGGTTCACGTCAATTCCGGCGAATATCTCGATCTGCGCGGCAAGCGCAAACTGATCGAGGCGCGTGGCGTCGATATCCTCAACGTCCATGGCAACGTCAGCGACGTGATGCGGGCCGGCTGGCTCGCGGCCGAGCATGGCATTCCTGTCAGCCTGGGCAATACGATGCTGGAGCTTGGCGTACATATGGCGGCTGCGCTGCCGCACGCCGAATGGATCGAATATTCCTTTCAGAACTATAATCATCTCGTCGAGGAGCCGATCGCCATGGGCGACGGCTATGCGATCGCGCCTGATCGCCCTGGCCACGGTCTGACGCTGAGCGAAACGGCGCGTCGCGAGCACGCCTGCCCCGATGTCGCGCGCGCCGAGGATTTGCCGGCGCCGCCGCAGTCGAGCCCAATCAGGCTCGCAGCATAA
- a CDS encoding sugar ABC transporter substrate-binding protein — translation MTMNRRTVLQALAATPIAGLSPDMAFAQKAGINYWHHFTSTTEFKGLERVVALFKQKYPDISVTQENIPNPEYMSKMTAAVVANAKPDTCMVVAERAGDLVAMGALADLTEKIKAWPRYGEYPAQAWAGCTVNNKTYGVPAFTFVDWMYYRKDWFAEKGIAPPKTYAEFLDAAIKVSDPAKNRYGLSLRGGAGGFKYVIDLIESWGSPIVVDGKMAIDKKKATEAVAFYSELLTKHKVAPPSAPNDGYRQIMEAFKTGQTAMVWHHTGSLTEIQAALKPEQFGTLPMPAGPAAHIARLTYLFNAVSNSAKLDADFAWISFWAEPEPAIAFLEETGYFPSSPKVASDERIVKNPVYAAAVETTRIGRLPPTFVGVAGWSETVVLPEFQKALVGRATPEQAVDAMMKGLESALK, via the coding sequence ATGACAATGAATCGCCGGACTGTTCTGCAAGCGCTCGCCGCGACTCCGATCGCGGGCCTGTCGCCCGACATGGCTTTTGCGCAGAAAGCGGGCATCAACTACTGGCATCACTTCACCTCGACGACGGAGTTCAAGGGTCTTGAGCGCGTCGTAGCCCTGTTCAAGCAGAAATATCCGGATATCTCGGTCACCCAGGAGAACATTCCGAATCCCGAATACATGTCGAAGATGACGGCCGCTGTCGTCGCGAATGCGAAGCCGGACACCTGTATGGTGGTGGCGGAGCGCGCCGGTGATCTCGTGGCGATGGGCGCGCTCGCCGATCTGACCGAAAAGATCAAGGCGTGGCCGCGTTACGGCGAATATCCCGCGCAGGCCTGGGCAGGCTGCACGGTGAACAACAAGACCTACGGCGTCCCCGCCTTCACCTTCGTCGACTGGATGTATTATCGCAAGGACTGGTTCGCCGAGAAAGGCATCGCGCCGCCGAAAACCTATGCGGAATTTCTCGACGCCGCGATCAAGGTCAGCGACCCCGCGAAGAATCGTTATGGCCTGAGTTTGCGCGGCGGCGCAGGCGGATTCAAATATGTGATCGATCTCATCGAAAGCTGGGGCTCGCCGATTGTCGTCGACGGCAAGATGGCGATCGACAAGAAGAAGGCGACGGAAGCGGTCGCGTTCTATTCAGAGCTTCTGACGAAGCACAAGGTCGCGCCGCCGAGCGCGCCGAATGACGGCTATCGCCAGATCATGGAAGCGTTCAAGACCGGCCAGACCGCTATGGTCTGGCATCACACCGGCTCGTTGACTGAAATTCAGGCGGCGCTGAAGCCCGAACAGTTCGGCACTCTGCCGATGCCGGCGGGGCCCGCGGCGCATATCGCGCGGCTCACCTATCTCTTCAACGCCGTGTCGAATTCGGCGAAGCTTGACGCTGACTTCGCTTGGATTTCTTTCTGGGCCGAGCCGGAGCCCGCGATCGCGTTCCTTGAGGAGACCGGCTATTTCCCGTCATCGCCGAAGGTCGCGAGCGACGAGCGGATCGTGAAAAATCCGGTTTACGCCGCGGCCGTCGAAACGACCAGGATCGGGCGTCTGCCGCCGACCTTCGTCGGTGTCGCCGGCTGGTCTGAAACTGTCGTGCTGCCGGAATTCCAGAAAGCGCTTGTCGGCCGCGCGACGCCGGAGCAGGCGGTCGACGCGATGATGAAGGGGCTCGAAAGCGCTCTGAAGTGA
- a CDS encoding phytanoyl-CoA dioxygenase family protein — translation MATLSPHQVAAYRDDGVLFPFSVLTEKERAAGLGVIDRIDAMPAETRKGLLLHKTHMVSKTLTDICRSPRILDLVEGLIGPNILVWGANFFLKEAHSDAYVSWHQDATYWGLEPADIVTAWVAFMPSTVESGCMRVVPGTHKDGLVEHRETWAADNLLSRGQEIAVDVDLDKVVDVVLKPGEMSLHHVKIAHNSEPNRSNHRRIGFAIRYVAAHVKQAGGVRDKAIPVRGVDRWNYFDHEDGASGEFLPADLERHAQSWGGTRLAPKPPAKAS, via the coding sequence ATGGCGACCTTAAGCCCGCATCAGGTTGCAGCCTATCGCGATGACGGCGTCCTGTTCCCTTTCTCCGTGCTGACGGAGAAAGAGCGCGCCGCTGGCCTCGGCGTCATCGATCGCATCGACGCGATGCCGGCCGAGACGCGCAAAGGGCTTCTGCTGCACAAGACACATATGGTTTCAAAGACCCTGACCGACATCTGCCGAAGTCCGCGTATTCTCGATCTGGTCGAAGGCTTGATCGGACCGAACATTCTCGTCTGGGGAGCGAACTTCTTTCTGAAGGAAGCACATTCCGACGCCTATGTGAGCTGGCATCAGGACGCGACGTATTGGGGACTCGAGCCGGCGGATATCGTCACCGCCTGGGTCGCCTTCATGCCGAGCACGGTCGAAAGCGGCTGCATGCGCGTTGTTCCCGGCACACACAAGGATGGCCTCGTCGAGCATCGCGAAACCTGGGCGGCGGACAATCTTCTCTCGCGCGGGCAGGAAATCGCTGTCGACGTCGATCTCGACAAGGTGGTCGATGTCGTCCTGAAGCCCGGCGAGATGTCGCTGCATCATGTGAAGATCGCACATAATTCCGAACCCAACCGATCAAATCATCGCCGCATCGGCTTCGCGATCCGCTATGTCGCCGCGCATGTGAAACAGGCGGGCGGCGTTCGCGACAAGGCCATCCCCGTGCGCGGCGTCGATCGCTGGAATTATTTCGACCATGAGGACGGCGCGTCCGGCGAATTCCTGCCGGCCGATCTCGAACGTCACGCGCAATCGTGGGGCGGCACGCGGCTGGCGCCGAAACCGCCGGCGAAAGCATCCTGA
- a CDS encoding enolase C-terminal domain-like protein, with the protein MGRHAAGAETAGESILIHLGDQLRNILMRVTDIRCFVIETSPPLYRYRWRKGLMGSHDGITPDRKQFTAVLRMETDEGITGGVQIESSARYAHAVLDLTQRRLKSLVGENPLNTERLWHLIWEIDRVDEMHMTHLGLVDLLAWDIKSKKANMPIWQMLGGNDPKVPAYASTVTWDTMEEYERYIKQCVDVGFRAFKLHAWGDAKEDAKLSRNLRKWAGPDADLMFDGSAGWDYVTSMWFGRVLEECGFLWYEEPMREFELNGYKKLCDALDIPVLAAETSDGCHWNMATWIQMGALDMTRVNTNFKGGFTGSMKIAHLSDSHGMRCQVHGMGLANAQLCAAIRVNDYYEQLVINETQINNLKTLGKLAIINGDLNVSGEPGLGYDVDWAHVERNAATSA; encoded by the coding sequence GTGGGGCGGCACGCGGCTGGCGCCGAAACCGCCGGCGAAAGCATCCTGATTCATCTCGGCGATCAGCTCCGGAACATTCTCATGCGCGTCACCGACATCCGCTGCTTCGTGATCGAGACCAGCCCGCCGCTTTATCGTTATCGCTGGCGCAAAGGGCTAATGGGATCGCATGACGGGATTACGCCTGATCGCAAGCAGTTCACCGCCGTCCTTCGCATGGAAACGGACGAAGGAATCACCGGCGGCGTGCAGATCGAATCCTCGGCCCGCTACGCCCACGCGGTGTTAGACCTCACACAGCGCCGGCTCAAAAGCCTGGTCGGAGAAAACCCGCTGAACACCGAACGGCTCTGGCATCTCATTTGGGAAATCGATCGCGTCGATGAGATGCATATGACGCATCTCGGACTTGTCGATTTGCTCGCCTGGGACATCAAATCGAAGAAAGCGAACATGCCGATCTGGCAGATGCTCGGCGGCAACGATCCGAAGGTGCCCGCCTATGCCTCAACCGTGACGTGGGACACGATGGAGGAATATGAGCGCTATATCAAACAATGCGTCGATGTCGGCTTCAGAGCGTTCAAGCTGCACGCCTGGGGAGATGCAAAGGAAGACGCGAAGCTGTCGCGCAATCTGCGCAAATGGGCGGGTCCCGACGCCGACCTGATGTTCGACGGCTCAGCCGGTTGGGATTACGTCACCTCGATGTGGTTCGGCCGCGTGCTCGAGGAATGCGGTTTTCTCTGGTATGAGGAGCCAATGCGCGAATTCGAACTCAACGGCTACAAAAAGCTTTGCGACGCGCTTGATATACCGGTTCTCGCAGCAGAAACATCGGACGGTTGCCACTGGAATATGGCGACATGGATCCAGATGGGGGCGCTCGACATGACTCGCGTCAACACCAATTTCAAAGGCGGCTTCACGGGATCGATGAAGATCGCCCACTTGTCCGACAGTCACGGCATGCGCTGTCAGGTGCATGGCATGGGGCTCGCCAACGCGCAGCTCTGCGCCGCGATCCGCGTGAATGACTATTACGAGCAGCTCGTCATCAATGAGACGCAGATCAATAATCTGAAGACGCTCGGCAAGCTCGCGATCATCAATGGCGACCTCAACGTGTCCGGCGAGCCTGGCCTCGGTTATGATGTCGACTGGGCGCATGTCGAGCGTAACGCCGCTACAAGCGCGTAA
- a CDS encoding sugar ABC transporter permease, giving the protein MDGVALNPAPKAAPLRRLADAVGDISESRYWAWYLLAPSLVLICAVVLYPTLWGIGLSFREMRLNRLDLGTGFVGLKHYQAMLDDPVFWLSLRNTIVWTTGAVIGELALGLAAALLINRDLPGFRLASVLILLPWFLPNVVAGHMWALMLDPRLGVINDLLVKAGLLTGYKAWFADPDTALASALVVEIWHGFPFFALLLLAGLKAIPQDLYEAAAIDGAGAVRQFRHVTLPQLNTIIVAAVVLRVISLVNSPDIILILTGGGPGRSTLVLSLHAFLKVNKEFNFGAGSAIAVLLFILLMAFSYLYVRLSNVMKD; this is encoded by the coding sequence ATGGATGGCGTAGCGCTCAATCCGGCTCCGAAGGCGGCCCCGCTGCGCCGCCTTGCGGATGCCGTCGGCGATATATCCGAGAGCCGATACTGGGCGTGGTATCTGCTGGCGCCAAGCCTCGTTCTCATTTGCGCGGTGGTGCTCTATCCGACGTTGTGGGGCATCGGGCTGAGCTTCCGCGAAATGCGGCTCAACCGCCTTGATCTCGGAACCGGCTTCGTCGGCCTGAAACATTATCAGGCGATGCTCGACGATCCCGTGTTCTGGCTGTCGCTGCGCAACACCATTGTCTGGACGACCGGCGCCGTGATTGGCGAGCTTGCGCTCGGTCTCGCCGCCGCGCTGCTGATCAACCGCGATCTGCCGGGCTTCCGGCTCGCCTCGGTTCTCATCCTGCTGCCATGGTTTCTGCCGAACGTCGTCGCCGGCCACATGTGGGCGCTGATGCTCGATCCGCGGCTCGGCGTCATCAACGATCTTCTCGTGAAGGCAGGCCTTCTCACGGGATATAAGGCCTGGTTCGCCGATCCCGACACGGCGCTCGCATCTGCGCTGGTGGTCGAAATCTGGCACGGATTTCCCTTCTTTGCGCTGCTGCTGCTTGCGGGCTTGAAAGCCATTCCGCAGGATCTTTACGAAGCCGCGGCGATCGACGGCGCCGGCGCCGTCAGGCAGTTTCGCCATGTGACGCTGCCGCAGCTCAACACGATCATCGTCGCCGCCGTGGTTTTGCGCGTCATCAGCCTCGTCAATTCGCCTGATATCATTCTCATTCTGACCGGCGGCGGCCCCGGCCGCTCCACGCTCGTCCTGTCGCTGCACGCATTCCTGAAAGTGAACAAGGAATTCAATTTCGGCGCCGGAAGCGCCATCGCCGTGCTGCTGTTCATTCTGCTGATGGCGTTTTCCTATCTCTATGTCCGTCTCTCCAACGTGATGAAGGACTAG